A DNA window from Comamonas sp. 26 contains the following coding sequences:
- a CDS encoding acyl-CoA dehydrogenase family protein: MFIDLTPEQHALRLKCRDYFQNLMTPEIKARMRGAEGGDEYRALIRKMGRDGWLAIGWPKEYGGQGLSATEQLIFFEEANIAGAPLPFVTISTVGPALMEHGTEAQKKEFLPGMANGDIIFAIGYSEPGAGSDLAVLKTQAQLQGDLQSGHFVVNGQKLWTSGIESADYVWLAARTDQDLPRHKGISIMVVDAKAKGFSHTLIQTVGNFTAATYFDNVEVPASRLIGSLNGGWKLITAQLNHERLGLGAWSDKVFGPFTKVLEWAKAKDESGRRAVDQPWVRRSLAECYTRIEAMRLTNFRIAASLEAGAMDVSLASATKVYGSESVVEVLHHLMDIVGSSSLVRGGSAAAYLMGELEYELRSATINTFGGGTNEIQRELIAQFGLGMPRPQR, from the coding sequence ATGTTCATTGATTTGACCCCGGAGCAGCATGCGCTGCGCCTGAAGTGCCGTGACTACTTTCAGAACCTGATGACGCCCGAGATCAAGGCCCGCATGCGCGGTGCCGAGGGCGGCGACGAGTATCGCGCCCTGATCCGCAAGATGGGGCGCGACGGCTGGCTGGCCATTGGCTGGCCCAAGGAGTATGGCGGTCAGGGCCTGTCGGCGACCGAGCAGCTGATCTTCTTTGAAGAAGCCAACATCGCAGGCGCACCCCTGCCCTTTGTGACCATCAGTACCGTTGGCCCAGCGCTGATGGAGCATGGTACTGAAGCGCAGAAGAAAGAGTTCCTGCCCGGCATGGCCAATGGCGACATCATTTTTGCCATTGGTTACTCCGAGCCCGGCGCAGGCTCCGATCTGGCGGTGCTCAAGACTCAAGCCCAGCTGCAAGGCGATCTGCAAAGCGGCCATTTCGTGGTCAACGGCCAAAAGCTGTGGACCTCGGGCATTGAGTCGGCTGACTATGTGTGGCTGGCGGCACGTACTGATCAGGATCTGCCGCGCCACAAAGGCATCTCCATCATGGTGGTGGATGCCAAGGCCAAGGGCTTCTCGCACACGCTGATTCAGACCGTGGGCAACTTCACGGCGGCTACGTATTTCGACAACGTTGAAGTGCCTGCAAGCCGCCTGATTGGCTCGCTCAACGGTGGCTGGAAGCTGATTACCGCTCAGCTCAATCACGAGCGTCTGGGTCTGGGTGCCTGGTCTGACAAAGTGTTCGGCCCCTTCACCAAGGTGCTGGAATGGGCCAAGGCCAAGGACGAAAGTGGCCGCCGTGCGGTCGACCAGCCCTGGGTGCGCCGAAGCCTGGCGGAATGCTACACCCGCATCGAAGCGATGCGCCTGACGAACTTCCGCATTGCAGCCAGTCTGGAAGCCGGTGCCATGGACGTGAGCCTGGCATCTGCCACCAAGGTCTATGGCTCCGAAAGCGTGGTGGAAGTGCTGCACCACCTGATGGACATCGTGGGCAGCAGCTCTTTGGTACGTGGTGGTTCTGCCGCCGCCTATCTGATGGGCGAGCTGGAGTATGAGCTGCGCTCCGCGACCATCAATACCTTTGGCGGTGGCACGAACGAGATTCAGCGTGAGCTGATTGCCCAGTTCGGTCTGGGTATGCCCCGCCCTCAGCGCTGA
- a CDS encoding lipid-transfer protein: MNISGRAAIAGLGATEFSKNSGRTELRLAMEATLAALADAGIDPKEVDGFSSYSVDKVPEYEIARLLGARNVNFFSQVPHGGGAACGPVLHAAMAVATGVAKTVVVYRAMNERSWYRFGTGSYGFGSSPFFDNVNYGWYMPHGFHTPAAWVGMFARRYMHTFGATSEDFGRVAVAVRDFAATNPAAFFYGKPITLEEHQASRWICEPLHLLDCCQESDGAVAMVITSSDRARDLKAKPVFIKAAAQGISDGQQSMTSFYREDITGLPEMGHVASQLWKQSGLSSQDVQSAVLYDHFSPFVLPQLEEFGFVKRGEAKEFIRAGEHARGGSLPINTHGGQLGEAYIHGMNGIAEAVRQIRGTSVNQVKDVHNMVVTAGTGVPTSGLILGDRA, encoded by the coding sequence ATGAATATTTCCGGTCGCGCCGCCATTGCGGGTCTGGGCGCTACAGAATTTTCCAAGAACTCCGGCCGTACCGAGCTGCGCCTGGCGATGGAAGCCACGCTGGCTGCTCTGGCGGATGCGGGAATCGACCCCAAGGAAGTGGACGGCTTTTCGTCCTATTCCGTGGACAAGGTTCCCGAGTATGAAATCGCCCGTCTGCTGGGTGCGCGCAATGTGAACTTCTTCTCGCAAGTGCCGCATGGCGGCGGCGCAGCTTGCGGCCCCGTGCTGCATGCCGCGATGGCAGTGGCTACTGGCGTTGCCAAGACGGTGGTGGTGTACCGCGCCATGAACGAGCGCAGCTGGTACCGCTTTGGTACCGGCAGCTACGGCTTCGGCAGCTCGCCCTTCTTTGATAACGTGAACTATGGCTGGTATATGCCCCATGGTTTCCACACGCCTGCAGCCTGGGTGGGCATGTTTGCCCGCCGCTACATGCATACCTTTGGCGCCACGAGCGAAGACTTTGGCCGTGTGGCTGTTGCCGTGCGCGACTTTGCTGCCACCAACCCTGCGGCCTTCTTCTACGGCAAGCCTATTACGCTGGAAGAGCATCAGGCCAGCCGCTGGATTTGCGAGCCTCTGCACTTGCTGGACTGCTGCCAGGAGTCCGACGGTGCGGTGGCCATGGTCATTACCTCCAGCGACCGTGCGCGCGACCTAAAGGCCAAGCCTGTGTTCATCAAGGCTGCCGCTCAAGGCATCTCTGATGGCCAGCAGTCCATGACTTCGTTCTACCGCGAAGACATCACCGGCCTGCCTGAAATGGGCCATGTGGCCAGCCAGCTGTGGAAGCAGAGCGGCCTGAGCTCTCAGGACGTGCAAAGCGCCGTGCTGTATGACCACTTCTCGCCGTTTGTGCTGCCCCAGCTCGAAGAGTTCGGTTTCGTCAAGCGTGGCGAGGCCAAGGAGTTTATTCGCGCTGGTGAGCATGCGCGTGGCGGCTCTTTGCCCATCAACACCCATGGAGGTCAGCTGGGCGAGGCTTATATCCACGGCATGAACGGCATTGCCGAGGCGGTGCGTCAGATTCGCGGTACCTCGGTCAACCAGGTCAAGGACGTGCACAACATGGTGGTGACCGCCGGTACCGGTGTGCCCACCAGCGGCCTGATTCTGGGCGACCGCGCTTGA
- a CDS encoding MaoC family dehydratase: MANQTPRFESVNVGDELQPLSLPVTVPLIAGGAIATRDYFPGHHDRDAARALGSPHIFMNILTTNGLVQSFVESWAGPESRLMDLKIRLGAPNYPGDTMKFTASVTEKNDATRSVQVTLKGTNSMGSHVSGTVQVALP, translated from the coding sequence ATGGCAAATCAAACACCTCGCTTTGAATCGGTGAACGTCGGCGACGAACTCCAACCCCTGAGTCTGCCCGTGACTGTGCCGCTGATTGCAGGCGGCGCCATTGCAACGCGTGACTACTTTCCCGGTCACCACGACCGCGATGCCGCACGTGCTTTGGGCTCACCCCACATCTTCATGAACATCCTGACCACCAATGGTCTGGTACAGAGTTTTGTCGAAAGCTGGGCTGGCCCCGAGTCGCGTCTGATGGATCTGAAGATTCGTCTGGGTGCGCCTAATTACCCTGGTGACACGATGAAGTTCACGGCCTCCGTGACGGAGAAGAACGATGCCACGCGCAGCGTCCAAGTCACCTTGAAGGGCACCAACTCCATGGGCTCCCATGTCAGCGGCACTGTGCAAGTCGCCCTGCCTTAA
- a CDS encoding acyl-CoA dehydrogenase family protein has product MDFQLTEDQRAFADMAQSLFADYCTDDKLREHDASGQPFMQDLWQQCVASGLNTILVPEAAGGLGLGTTELLAVLEQQGRFLAQVPLWQQQVAAAAVAKFGGDDPRVTAAVQSVLEGALIALSLENLVASRGPSLQIKDDQLHGSLNAVALAAQANLALVAATTETGATKMVLVNLQAAGVLRVDGMRQDYCAVADIQFSATPVIAVLSSRAVEWVSEQAIACLASLQQGVTQEQLRRTVEYVTERKQFDRPIGTFQLVQGQMADGYILLQSQRSALSQLVWRLDANLPCAPQAHAVRAQSNELGLKIGRVAQHLHGGMGVDVTYHMHRYLLWCRALAVEFGSADQHLEALGQWLADNDTLGWKYDLPEDR; this is encoded by the coding sequence ATGGACTTTCAACTGACTGAAGACCAGCGTGCATTTGCAGACATGGCGCAAAGCCTGTTTGCTGACTATTGCACCGACGACAAGCTGCGCGAGCACGATGCCTCGGGTCAGCCTTTCATGCAGGACCTGTGGCAGCAATGCGTTGCCTCTGGCCTGAACACCATTCTGGTGCCCGAGGCCGCGGGTGGCCTGGGTCTAGGAACGACCGAGCTGCTGGCCGTGCTGGAGCAGCAGGGCCGCTTTCTGGCGCAGGTTCCTTTGTGGCAGCAGCAAGTAGCTGCTGCTGCGGTGGCCAAGTTTGGTGGCGATGACCCCCGTGTCACGGCAGCGGTGCAATCGGTTCTGGAAGGCGCGCTGATTGCGCTGTCGCTGGAAAACCTGGTCGCCAGCCGTGGCCCCTCGCTGCAGATCAAGGATGACCAGCTGCACGGGTCGCTCAATGCCGTCGCTCTGGCAGCACAGGCGAACCTGGCTCTGGTGGCCGCCACAACTGAGACAGGTGCTACCAAAATGGTACTGGTCAACCTGCAAGCCGCTGGCGTTCTGCGTGTCGATGGCATGCGCCAGGACTATTGCGCTGTGGCCGACATTCAGTTCAGTGCCACCCCCGTGATCGCTGTGCTGAGCAGCCGCGCAGTGGAGTGGGTGAGCGAGCAGGCGATTGCCTGCCTGGCCAGCCTGCAGCAAGGCGTGACGCAGGAGCAATTGCGCCGCACCGTGGAATACGTGACCGAGCGCAAGCAGTTTGACCGCCCCATTGGCACCTTCCAGCTGGTGCAAGGCCAGATGGCAGATGGCTACATTCTTTTGCAGTCCCAGCGCAGCGCCCTGAGCCAGCTGGTCTGGCGACTAGATGCCAACCTGCCTTGCGCACCTCAGGCGCACGCAGTGCGCGCTCAGTCCAATGAGCTGGGCTTGAAGATTGGCCGCGTGGCACAGCACCTGCACGGCGGCATGGGTGTGGATGTGACCTATCACATGCACCGCTACCTGCTCTGGTGCCGCGCGCTGGCTGTTGAGTTCGGCAGCGCCGATCAGCACCTGGAAGCCCTGGGCCAGTGGCTCGCAGACAACGACACGCTCGGCTGGAAGTACGACCTTCCTGAAGACCGCTAA
- a CDS encoding Zn-ribbon domain-containing OB-fold protein, which produces MTDQDWMTEVRTYVGKQYGRIYAWDKVNSPMIRQWCELMGVTVKTNSEGKIIAPPAMLQVWCMEGPVQNNYPPGSTTENPYEVLKQIEAHNFPSTVAVNSELTFDRDVVEGEDLYYTTRLEAISEEKTTGLGTGYFVTLIMDFFSIKAKNGEDEKVGQLMFRVFKFRPANVHTPAPAAEAAAPKIKRPAPGVSDDNRFFWEGAKQGKLLIQRCTSCGDLHHPPGPVCPKCHSFDWDTVEASGKGTVYSFVVMHYPEVPPFDHPNPIGLIELEEGVRLIAQLVGIKPGDVQVGQKVQVEFNTFNDGELTLPQFRPVA; this is translated from the coding sequence TTGACCGATCAAGACTGGATGACAGAAGTCCGCACCTACGTGGGCAAGCAGTACGGGCGTATCTATGCCTGGGATAAGGTCAACAGCCCGATGATTCGCCAGTGGTGCGAGCTGATGGGCGTGACTGTCAAAACCAACAGCGAAGGCAAGATCATTGCGCCGCCAGCCATGTTGCAGGTCTGGTGCATGGAAGGCCCGGTGCAGAACAACTATCCGCCGGGCTCCACCACCGAGAACCCCTATGAGGTTCTGAAGCAGATCGAGGCGCACAACTTTCCATCTACCGTGGCGGTGAACTCCGAGCTGACGTTTGACCGCGATGTGGTTGAGGGTGAGGACCTGTACTACACCACGCGTCTGGAAGCGATCAGCGAAGAAAAGACCACGGGTCTGGGCACGGGCTACTTTGTCACGCTGATCATGGATTTCTTCTCGATCAAGGCCAAAAATGGCGAAGACGAGAAGGTCGGTCAGCTGATGTTCCGCGTCTTCAAGTTCCGTCCTGCCAATGTGCACACGCCTGCACCGGCTGCTGAAGCGGCAGCGCCCAAGATCAAGCGCCCTGCGCCTGGCGTGAGCGATGACAACCGTTTCTTCTGGGAAGGTGCCAAGCAAGGCAAGTTGCTGATTCAGCGCTGCACAAGCTGTGGTGACCTGCACCACCCACCCGGCCCCGTCTGCCCCAAGTGCCACTCGTTTGACTGGGATACGGTGGAGGCCAGCGGCAAGGGCACCGTTTACTCCTTCGTGGTCATGCATTACCCCGAAGTGCCTCCGTTCGATCATCCCAACCCCATTGGTCTGATTGAGCTGGAAGAGGGCGTACGCCTGATTGCGCAGCTGGTCGGCATCAAGCCCGGCGATGTGCAGGTGGGTCAGAAGGTTCAGGTCGAGTTCAACACCTTTAATGATGGTGAACTGACGCTGCCCCAGTTCCGCCCTGTGGCCTGA
- a CDS encoding SDR family oxidoreductase, with the protein MDTNNDFQHQVVLVTGGTKGIGKGIAQAFLAAGATVVVCGRQQPEELPAASGRTADFIACDVREAQAVKDLIDAVKTRHGRLDVLVNNAGGAPAVDAATVSPRFHEGVLRLNLFSTLHASQAANAVMQEQDGGGVIVCIGSISALRPSPGTAAYGAAKAAVLSLVSSLAVEWAPKVRVVAVSPGLVRTEQSHLHFGDDEGIASVAQTIPAGRLAEPEDIANACLYVASKRASYMSGTNLLLHGGGERPAFLGASNSDSAKKNH; encoded by the coding sequence ATGGATACGAATAACGACTTTCAACATCAAGTGGTTCTGGTGACTGGCGGCACCAAGGGCATCGGCAAGGGCATTGCTCAGGCATTTCTGGCAGCGGGAGCCACGGTGGTGGTTTGCGGTCGCCAGCAGCCAGAGGAGCTGCCAGCCGCTTCCGGGCGCACTGCGGATTTCATCGCTTGCGATGTCCGCGAGGCTCAGGCTGTCAAGGACCTGATTGACGCGGTGAAAACCCGCCATGGTCGCCTGGACGTTCTCGTCAACAACGCCGGCGGTGCGCCAGCGGTGGATGCCGCTACGGTCTCGCCCCGCTTTCATGAAGGCGTGCTGCGCCTCAATCTTTTCTCCACGCTGCATGCATCGCAGGCGGCCAATGCCGTCATGCAGGAGCAGGACGGCGGCGGTGTGATTGTCTGTATCGGCAGCATCAGCGCACTGCGCCCCTCGCCCGGTACAGCGGCCTATGGCGCGGCCAAGGCGGCTGTGCTGAGTCTGGTCAGCTCGCTGGCGGTGGAGTGGGCCCCCAAGGTGCGCGTGGTGGCTGTGAGCCCCGGTCTGGTGCGTACCGAGCAATCACATCTGCACTTTGGTGACGACGAAGGGATTGCCTCCGTCGCACAAACGATTCCCGCAGGTCGTCTGGCCGAGCCAGAGGACATTGCCAACGCCTGCCTGTATGTGGCGTCCAAGCGTGCGTCATACATGAGCGGCACGAATTTGCTGCTGCATGGCGGCGGTGAGCGCCCGGCATTTCTGGGGGCCTCGAACTCAGATTCCGCAAAGAAAAATCACTGA